One window from the genome of Anser cygnoides isolate HZ-2024a breed goose chromosome 8, Taihu_goose_T2T_genome, whole genome shotgun sequence encodes:
- the DNAI4 gene encoding dynein axonemal intermediate chain 4 isoform X7 encodes MEFMLDEIVEPGSQGDTAVSLSDVQVRQEEIEEQLTEEDLDRRVDIYLTETETIWMLDMPSVVASVESEDAGRILERNKIYVDICKNRPGNDRFVEKMMQTINGAAKNKEVQCDKIVMEDKGMVVTSWDLYDSFNVSETEPTSKGEATNGKSSTSHMTKKHDQTASVTSARGNITSVTTLESAALARIHEGEKNRLEAILTSENFQQDLFFMERVLMENIFQPKLAAYRQFPVLIDPAVTSDNVSTVVAVKEAKQEEHDKGKKDKEAQKEALIDPSIPSDLNKALEETVPPSLEQLWSYTCDLTKGHNVSSMAWSKVNPDLLAVGYGAFDFKEQKKGLACCWSLKNPMWPERIFQCEHGVTALDFSMASPNLLAVGMYSGTITIYNVRSCTTTAILSSRDSSARHTGPVWQLKWLEQDRDTADDDKRERLISISADGRLTKWLIQKGLDCTDLMKIKRAGSMKKNLPCEKERKSVVLISRQAAGMCFDFHPKDTNFYLAGTEEGLIHKCSCSYDQQFLETYKGHKGPVYKVAWNPFSTDMFLSCSADWTIMLWHQNSQMPILTFSSTTTVVHDIMWSPKSVFIFAAANESRVEIWDLSVSILDPVITRFANPEAKFTSVLFAKNTDCLLVGDSRGEVSVFAPQNLAASSSTKILTQDSSVAVEQRTDLSSAGSQICAFRNVTTSPRPPPAAGEPKAVGGNW; translated from the exons ATGGAGTTCATGCTAGATGAAATTGTAGAACCTGGCTCTCAAGGAGACACAGCTGTTAGCTTATCTG ATGTACAGGTGAGGCAAGAGGAGATAGAAGAGCAACTGACAGAAGAAGACTTAGATAGGAGAGTGGATATTTATCTCACGGAGACGGAAACTATCTGGATGTTGGATATGCCATCTGTTGTGGCGTCTGTAGAATCAGAAGATGCGGGAAGAATTCT gGAGCGTAATAAGATTTATGTTGACATTTGCAAAAATAGACCTGGTAATGATCGCTTCGTAGAAAAAATGATGCAAACCATTAACGGAGCTGCAAAGAACAAGGAAGTGCAATGTGACAAAATCGTCATGGAAGATAAAG GGATGGTGGTCACTTCCTGGGACTTGTATGATTCCTTTAATGTATCAGAAACAGAACCTACATCAAAAGGAGAAGCCACAAATGGGAAGAGTAGCACATCTCATATGACTAAAAAGCATGACCAGACTGCATCTGTGACTTCTGCCAGAG GCAACATAACTTCTGTGACTACTTTGGAAAGTGCTGCTCTTGCCAGAATCCATGAAGGGGAGAAAAACCGTTTAGAAGCTATATTGACATCAGAAAACTTTcagcaggatttatttttcatggagAGGGTtctaatggaaaatatttttcaacccAAACTCGCAGCTTATCGACAATTTCCTGTCCTTATAG ATCCTGCTGTTACATCAGACAATGTCAGTACGGTAGTTGCTGTGAAAGAAGCTAAACAGGAAGAGCATGACAAGGGAAAGAAGGATAAGGAAGCGCAGAAGGAAGCACTTATTGACCCATCAATTCCGTCAGATCTAAATAAAGCCTTGGAAGAAACTGTGCCTCCCAGTCTGGAACAACTATGGTCATATACGTGTGATTTAACTAAGGGTCACAATGTGAGCAGTATGGCTTGGAGCAAAGTAAACCCA GATCTTTTGGCTGTTGGTTATGGAGCGTTtgattttaaagaacagaagaaaggcTTGGCGTGCTGTTGGTCATTGAAGAACCCCATG TGGCCAGAGCGTATTTTCCAGTGCGAGCATGGTGTTACTGCATTGGATTTTTCTATGGCAAGCCCGAACCTTTTAGCAGTTGGGATGTACAGTGGTACCATCACAATCTATAATGTACGGAGTTGTACCACCACTGCAATTCTGAGTAGCAG AGATTCTTCAGCAAGACATACAGGTCCTGTATGGCAACTGAAGTGGTTGGAACAGGACAGAGACACAGCAGATGATgacaagagagagagattaatCTCCATCTCAGCAGATGGCCGACTAACCAAGTGGCTTATACAGAAGGGACTAGATTGCACTG ACCTGATGAAAATAAAGCGAGCAGGAAGTATGAAGAAAAACTTACCAtgtgagaaagaaaggaaaagtgtaGTTCTCATATCTCGGCAGGCAGCTGGAATGTGCTTCGACTTCCACCCAAAG gACACTAATTTTTATCTTGCTGGAACCGAAGAGGGTCTTATTCACAAGTGTTCTTGTTCATACGATCAGCAGTTTCTGGAGACATACAAAGGACATAAG GGTCCTGTGTACAAAGTCGCTTGGAATCCGTTCAGCACTGACATGTTCCTAAGCTGCTCTGCGGACTGGACCATTATGTTATGGCACCAGAACTCACAGATGCCCATTTTAACTTTCAGTTCCACCACTACTGTTGTTCATGACATTATGTGGTCTCCAAAATCAGTCTTTATATTCGCAGCAGCGAACGAAAGCAGAGTAGAAATTTGGGATCTCAGTGTCAGCAT CCTGGACCCCGTGATCACTCGCTTTGCCAACCCAGAAGCGAAATTCACATCTGTACTCTTTGCTAAGAACACTGACTGCCTTCTAGTAGGAGACAGTAGAGGAGAAGTCAGTGTGTTTGCGCCTCAGAACCTGGCTGCCTCCAGCAGTACTAAG ATCCTCACGCAAGACAGCAGCGTGGCCGTGGAGCAAAGGACTGACTTGAGCAGCGCTGGAAGCCAGATCTGTGCTTTTAGAAACGTCACCACCTCCCCCAGACCACCCCCAGCAGCGGGAGAGCCGAAAGCTGTTGGTGGGAACTGGTGA
- the DNAI4 gene encoding dynein axonemal intermediate chain 4 isoform X4 — translation MWLLVFCVVVWCAITSNPGCRVRQGSGTSLGSQRKGSLASGAYASRAARCRSQVTISYSKAADKGSPVDKKYAVRVFDDEGKDVTPHPLFHSDPDTAVPRQAKLLASSDYSGGVLSSFPMHQTGGDGSFVEPFSRRTCGNSSISKPNASTMEFMLDEIVEPGSQGDTAVSLSDVQVRQEEIEEQLTEEDLDRRVDIYLTETETIWMLDMPSVVASVESEDAGRILERNKIYVDICKNRPGNDRFVEKMMQTINGAAKNKEVQCDKIVMEDKGMVVTSWDLYDSFNVSETEPTSKGEATNGKSSTSHMTKKHDQTASVTSARDPAVTSDNVSTVVAVKEAKQEEHDKGKKDKEAQKEALIDPSIPSDLNKALEETVPPSLEQLWSYTCDLTKGHNVSSMAWSKVNPDLLAVGYGAFDFKEQKKGLACCWSLKNPMWPERIFQCEHGVTALDFSMASPNLLAVGMYSGTITIYNVRSCTTTAILSSRDSSARHTGPVWQLKWLEQDRDTADDDKRERLISISADGRLTKWLIQKGLDCTDLMKIKRAGSMKKNLPCEKERKSVVLISRQAAGMCFDFHPKDTNFYLAGTEEGLIHKCSCSYDQQFLETYKGHKGPVYKVAWNPFSTDMFLSCSADWTIMLWHQNSQMPILTFSSTTTVVHDIMWSPKSVFIFAAANESRVEIWDLSVSILDPVITRFANPEAKFTSVLFAKNTDCLLVGDSRGEVSVFAPQNLAASSSTKILTQDSSVAVEQRTDLSSAGSQICAFRNVTTSPRPPPAAGEPKAVGGNW, via the exons ATGTGGTTgcttgtgttttgtgttgtcGTTTGGTGTGCCATCACTTCTAATCCTGGTTGCAGGGTCAGGCAAGGATCAGGAACGAGTTTGGGCAGCCAGAGAAAAGGCAGCCTCGCAAGCGGCGCCTACGCGAGCAGGGCAGCGAGATGCAGGAGCCAAGTCACCATTTCCTACAGCAAAGCTGCGGACAAAGGGTCTCCTGTGGATAAGAAGTACGCTGTGCGG GTTTTTGATGATGAAGGGAAGGATGTGACACCCCACCCGCTCTTCCATTCAGATCCCGACACTGCTGTACCCAGGCAAGCCAAGCTCCTAGCATCAAGTGATTACTCTGGAGGTgttctctcctcttttcccaTGCATCAGACAGGAGGGGACGGTAGTTTTGTAGAGCCCTTCTCAAG AAGGACGTgtggaaacagcagtatttctaaACCAAACGCATCAACAATGGAGTTCATGCTAGATGAAATTGTAGAACCTGGCTCTCAAGGAGACACAGCTGTTAGCTTATCTG ATGTACAGGTGAGGCAAGAGGAGATAGAAGAGCAACTGACAGAAGAAGACTTAGATAGGAGAGTGGATATTTATCTCACGGAGACGGAAACTATCTGGATGTTGGATATGCCATCTGTTGTGGCGTCTGTAGAATCAGAAGATGCGGGAAGAATTCT gGAGCGTAATAAGATTTATGTTGACATTTGCAAAAATAGACCTGGTAATGATCGCTTCGTAGAAAAAATGATGCAAACCATTAACGGAGCTGCAAAGAACAAGGAAGTGCAATGTGACAAAATCGTCATGGAAGATAAAG GGATGGTGGTCACTTCCTGGGACTTGTATGATTCCTTTAATGTATCAGAAACAGAACCTACATCAAAAGGAGAAGCCACAAATGGGAAGAGTAGCACATCTCATATGACTAAAAAGCATGACCAGACTGCATCTGTGACTTCTGCCAGAG ATCCTGCTGTTACATCAGACAATGTCAGTACGGTAGTTGCTGTGAAAGAAGCTAAACAGGAAGAGCATGACAAGGGAAAGAAGGATAAGGAAGCGCAGAAGGAAGCACTTATTGACCCATCAATTCCGTCAGATCTAAATAAAGCCTTGGAAGAAACTGTGCCTCCCAGTCTGGAACAACTATGGTCATATACGTGTGATTTAACTAAGGGTCACAATGTGAGCAGTATGGCTTGGAGCAAAGTAAACCCA GATCTTTTGGCTGTTGGTTATGGAGCGTTtgattttaaagaacagaagaaaggcTTGGCGTGCTGTTGGTCATTGAAGAACCCCATG TGGCCAGAGCGTATTTTCCAGTGCGAGCATGGTGTTACTGCATTGGATTTTTCTATGGCAAGCCCGAACCTTTTAGCAGTTGGGATGTACAGTGGTACCATCACAATCTATAATGTACGGAGTTGTACCACCACTGCAATTCTGAGTAGCAG AGATTCTTCAGCAAGACATACAGGTCCTGTATGGCAACTGAAGTGGTTGGAACAGGACAGAGACACAGCAGATGATgacaagagagagagattaatCTCCATCTCAGCAGATGGCCGACTAACCAAGTGGCTTATACAGAAGGGACTAGATTGCACTG ACCTGATGAAAATAAAGCGAGCAGGAAGTATGAAGAAAAACTTACCAtgtgagaaagaaaggaaaagtgtaGTTCTCATATCTCGGCAGGCAGCTGGAATGTGCTTCGACTTCCACCCAAAG gACACTAATTTTTATCTTGCTGGAACCGAAGAGGGTCTTATTCACAAGTGTTCTTGTTCATACGATCAGCAGTTTCTGGAGACATACAAAGGACATAAG GGTCCTGTGTACAAAGTCGCTTGGAATCCGTTCAGCACTGACATGTTCCTAAGCTGCTCTGCGGACTGGACCATTATGTTATGGCACCAGAACTCACAGATGCCCATTTTAACTTTCAGTTCCACCACTACTGTTGTTCATGACATTATGTGGTCTCCAAAATCAGTCTTTATATTCGCAGCAGCGAACGAAAGCAGAGTAGAAATTTGGGATCTCAGTGTCAGCAT CCTGGACCCCGTGATCACTCGCTTTGCCAACCCAGAAGCGAAATTCACATCTGTACTCTTTGCTAAGAACACTGACTGCCTTCTAGTAGGAGACAGTAGAGGAGAAGTCAGTGTGTTTGCGCCTCAGAACCTGGCTGCCTCCAGCAGTACTAAG ATCCTCACGCAAGACAGCAGCGTGGCCGTGGAGCAAAGGACTGACTTGAGCAGCGCTGGAAGCCAGATCTGTGCTTTTAGAAACGTCACCACCTCCCCCAGACCACCCCCAGCAGCGGGAGAGCCGAAAGCTGTTGGTGGGAACTGGTGA
- the DNAI4 gene encoding dynein axonemal intermediate chain 4 isoform X3 gives MWLLVFCVVVWCAITSNPGCRVRQGSGTSLGSQRKGSLASGAYASRAARCRSQVTISYSKAADKGSPVDKKYAVRVFDDEGKDVTPHPLFHSDPDTAVPRQAKLLASSDYSGGVLSSFPMHQTGGDGSFVEPFSRRTCGNSSISKPNASTMEFMLDEIVEPGSQGDTAVSLSDVQVRQEEIEEQLTEEDLDRRVDIYLTETETIWMLDMPSVVASVESEDAGRILERNKIYVDICKNRPGNDRFVEKMMQTINGAAKNKEVQCDKIVMEDKGMVVTSWDLYDSFNVSETEPTSKGEATNGKSSTSHMTKKHDQTASVTSARGNITSVTTLESAALARIHEGEKNRLEAILTSENFQQDLFFMERVLMENIFQPKLAAYRQFPVLIDPAVTSDNVSTVVAVKEAKQEEHDKGKKDKEAQKEALIDPSIPSDLNKALEETVPPSLEQLWSYTCDLTKGHNVSSMAWSKVNPDLLAVGYGAFDFKEQKKGLACCWSLKNPMWPERIFQCEHGVTALDFSMASPNLLAVGMYSGTITIYNVRSCTTTAILSSRDSSARHTGPVWQLKWLEQDRDTADDDKRERLISISADGRLTKWLIQKGLDCTDLMKIKRAGSMKKNLPCEKERKSVVLISRQAAGMCFDFHPKDTNFYLAGTEEGLIHKCSCSYDQQFLETYKGHKGPVYKVAWNPFSTDMFLSCSADWTIMLWHQNSQMPILTFSSTTTVVHDIMWSPKSVFIFAAANESRVEIWDLSVSILDPVITRFANPEAKFTSVLFAKNTDCLLVGDSRGEVSVFAPQNLAASSSTKVDALSDVISPALTT, from the exons ATGTGGTTgcttgtgttttgtgttgtcGTTTGGTGTGCCATCACTTCTAATCCTGGTTGCAGGGTCAGGCAAGGATCAGGAACGAGTTTGGGCAGCCAGAGAAAAGGCAGCCTCGCAAGCGGCGCCTACGCGAGCAGGGCAGCGAGATGCAGGAGCCAAGTCACCATTTCCTACAGCAAAGCTGCGGACAAAGGGTCTCCTGTGGATAAGAAGTACGCTGTGCGG GTTTTTGATGATGAAGGGAAGGATGTGACACCCCACCCGCTCTTCCATTCAGATCCCGACACTGCTGTACCCAGGCAAGCCAAGCTCCTAGCATCAAGTGATTACTCTGGAGGTgttctctcctcttttcccaTGCATCAGACAGGAGGGGACGGTAGTTTTGTAGAGCCCTTCTCAAG AAGGACGTgtggaaacagcagtatttctaaACCAAACGCATCAACAATGGAGTTCATGCTAGATGAAATTGTAGAACCTGGCTCTCAAGGAGACACAGCTGTTAGCTTATCTG ATGTACAGGTGAGGCAAGAGGAGATAGAAGAGCAACTGACAGAAGAAGACTTAGATAGGAGAGTGGATATTTATCTCACGGAGACGGAAACTATCTGGATGTTGGATATGCCATCTGTTGTGGCGTCTGTAGAATCAGAAGATGCGGGAAGAATTCT gGAGCGTAATAAGATTTATGTTGACATTTGCAAAAATAGACCTGGTAATGATCGCTTCGTAGAAAAAATGATGCAAACCATTAACGGAGCTGCAAAGAACAAGGAAGTGCAATGTGACAAAATCGTCATGGAAGATAAAG GGATGGTGGTCACTTCCTGGGACTTGTATGATTCCTTTAATGTATCAGAAACAGAACCTACATCAAAAGGAGAAGCCACAAATGGGAAGAGTAGCACATCTCATATGACTAAAAAGCATGACCAGACTGCATCTGTGACTTCTGCCAGAG GCAACATAACTTCTGTGACTACTTTGGAAAGTGCTGCTCTTGCCAGAATCCATGAAGGGGAGAAAAACCGTTTAGAAGCTATATTGACATCAGAAAACTTTcagcaggatttatttttcatggagAGGGTtctaatggaaaatatttttcaacccAAACTCGCAGCTTATCGACAATTTCCTGTCCTTATAG ATCCTGCTGTTACATCAGACAATGTCAGTACGGTAGTTGCTGTGAAAGAAGCTAAACAGGAAGAGCATGACAAGGGAAAGAAGGATAAGGAAGCGCAGAAGGAAGCACTTATTGACCCATCAATTCCGTCAGATCTAAATAAAGCCTTGGAAGAAACTGTGCCTCCCAGTCTGGAACAACTATGGTCATATACGTGTGATTTAACTAAGGGTCACAATGTGAGCAGTATGGCTTGGAGCAAAGTAAACCCA GATCTTTTGGCTGTTGGTTATGGAGCGTTtgattttaaagaacagaagaaaggcTTGGCGTGCTGTTGGTCATTGAAGAACCCCATG TGGCCAGAGCGTATTTTCCAGTGCGAGCATGGTGTTACTGCATTGGATTTTTCTATGGCAAGCCCGAACCTTTTAGCAGTTGGGATGTACAGTGGTACCATCACAATCTATAATGTACGGAGTTGTACCACCACTGCAATTCTGAGTAGCAG AGATTCTTCAGCAAGACATACAGGTCCTGTATGGCAACTGAAGTGGTTGGAACAGGACAGAGACACAGCAGATGATgacaagagagagagattaatCTCCATCTCAGCAGATGGCCGACTAACCAAGTGGCTTATACAGAAGGGACTAGATTGCACTG ACCTGATGAAAATAAAGCGAGCAGGAAGTATGAAGAAAAACTTACCAtgtgagaaagaaaggaaaagtgtaGTTCTCATATCTCGGCAGGCAGCTGGAATGTGCTTCGACTTCCACCCAAAG gACACTAATTTTTATCTTGCTGGAACCGAAGAGGGTCTTATTCACAAGTGTTCTTGTTCATACGATCAGCAGTTTCTGGAGACATACAAAGGACATAAG GGTCCTGTGTACAAAGTCGCTTGGAATCCGTTCAGCACTGACATGTTCCTAAGCTGCTCTGCGGACTGGACCATTATGTTATGGCACCAGAACTCACAGATGCCCATTTTAACTTTCAGTTCCACCACTACTGTTGTTCATGACATTATGTGGTCTCCAAAATCAGTCTTTATATTCGCAGCAGCGAACGAAAGCAGAGTAGAAATTTGGGATCTCAGTGTCAGCAT CCTGGACCCCGTGATCACTCGCTTTGCCAACCCAGAAGCGAAATTCACATCTGTACTCTTTGCTAAGAACACTGACTGCCTTCTAGTAGGAGACAGTAGAGGAGAAGTCAGTGTGTTTGCGCCTCAGAACCTGGCTGCCTCCAGCAGTACTAAG GTTGATGCCTTAAGTGATGTAATCAGTCCCGCTCTAACTACTTAA